One genomic window of Corynebacterium sp. sy039 includes the following:
- a CDS encoding MFS transporter produces MSNQLPQSGHFAGVRNEQIPVFLLISILISGVSTFMLYPLLTFRLLDMGLNLTEVGVVLGALSGTGKILAYLIGTINSRVGSKLTACIGLILRTVGIAVFFFQVNTFIYVVFAALASLGSTATALGIKTELMRLSHSRKYITLRSMAINSGAIVGPALGAAFHYFFHFNTILIVSILAYVFLALLLAILPFSQPEAQATSMENTSDGKGKDSFLLIAAIAGIYWIIYSQWSIIVPLMSENVFGVKEASNGIYIGNAVIVLCLQYPLLVLALKNVEDTSVMLLGFSSFIIAFGVLLPFSSMAQPLLFCLFFSIGELLVSPTIDSLAAKLAPSHMGLTKVYGMLDSAAGICAIIGSSLGGALIERWHSLQGSVIVCVPVAALSLIFISVIKRRVKSI; encoded by the coding sequence CCACGTTCATGCTCTATCCTCTGCTTACTTTTCGGCTGCTCGATATGGGCTTGAATCTCACAGAGGTTGGAGTGGTGTTGGGAGCTCTATCCGGGACGGGTAAGATCCTGGCGTATCTCATAGGAACCATAAACAGTAGGGTGGGCTCAAAATTAACTGCTTGTATAGGGTTGATTTTGCGGACCGTCGGCATTGCTGTGTTCTTTTTCCAGGTAAATACTTTTATTTATGTTGTATTTGCCGCGCTTGCATCACTAGGCTCAACCGCTACTGCATTGGGGATAAAGACAGAACTCATGCGGCTATCACATAGCCGTAAGTACATTACACTCCGATCAATGGCGATTAACTCCGGCGCTATTGTAGGACCAGCTCTCGGTGCGGCTTTTCATTATTTTTTCCATTTCAACACAATACTCATTGTTTCCATCCTGGCGTATGTATTCTTAGCCTTGCTGCTGGCTATTCTTCCGTTTTCTCAGCCTGAAGCGCAAGCAACCAGTATGGAGAATACTTCCGACGGTAAGGGTAAAGACTCTTTTCTGCTTATTGCTGCTATCGCGGGCATATATTGGATTATCTACTCACAATGGTCGATTATTGTTCCACTTATGTCAGAAAATGTATTTGGTGTGAAGGAAGCGTCGAATGGAATTTATATCGGCAATGCCGTTATTGTTTTGTGTTTGCAGTACCCATTACTGGTTCTTGCGTTGAAAAATGTCGAAGACACGTCGGTCATGCTCTTGGGCTTTAGCAGTTTCATTATTGCGTTTGGCGTTTTGCTGCCATTCTCAAGTATGGCGCAACCATTACTATTCTGTTTATTCTTCTCCATCGGAGAATTGCTGGTCAGTCCGACGATAGATTCATTAGCGGCAAAGTTGGCACCTTCACATATGGGTTTAACTAAAGTCTATGGAATGCTAGATTCTGCTGCTGGAATATGTGCGATTATTGGTTCTTCATTAGGTGGAGCGCTCATAGAACGGTGGCATAGTCTGCAAGGTTCAGTAATTGTATGCGTACCTGTTGCTGCCTTATCCCTTATCTTTATTTCGGTGATTAAGCGAAGAGTTAAAAGTATATGA
- a CDS encoding acetyl-CoA carboxylase biotin carboxylase subunit family protein codes for MKKIYVINPRPVVIDAACDNGLIVTVLVDNDTSANELEEKARILKVANCSDPILIIDTMLKDGVNFGDLETICLGLGDLSSEVASMVNASLCLSTSKFATFQSLEMMRNKLMLREAMGKTCAQYSGEFCKAYDASDVLNMLSSSSSGIIIKPIDSSGSKNVHSVVSIEQWDDISSSIKYPVLVEERFIGREYSVESISIDGKHQNLMVTQKTLGGETGLVEVAQLQPASLSESERQGLFTAAQAILDLVGYRFGLSHIEFILQQGKPKLVEAHGRVGGDRIADLLKYSTGASAFERLMVALKKGIHLPVKETKIRACIEYIDLRNCLQSDEQWHERMWECEDVVETMILKPQEERLKIEKSSDRHAYVIKVTSEE; via the coding sequence ATGAAAAAGATCTATGTTATCAATCCCCGCCCTGTAGTTATTGATGCTGCCTGTGACAATGGGCTTATTGTAACTGTTCTTGTCGATAATGATACATCTGCTAATGAACTCGAAGAGAAAGCTCGAATATTGAAGGTAGCTAATTGTAGCGACCCTATCCTCATCATCGACACAATGCTGAAAGATGGGGTAAATTTTGGAGATCTTGAGACTATTTGCCTGGGGCTGGGGGATCTTTCGAGTGAAGTGGCGAGCATGGTAAATGCTTCACTTTGCTTATCGACAAGTAAGTTTGCCACGTTCCAATCATTAGAAATGATGCGTAACAAGCTCATGCTACGTGAAGCTATGGGAAAAACTTGTGCGCAATATTCTGGAGAGTTTTGTAAGGCTTACGACGCGTCGGATGTTCTCAATATGCTCTCTAGTTCTTCGAGTGGAATTATTATCAAGCCTATTGATAGCTCAGGATCAAAGAATGTTCATTCGGTAGTATCTATAGAACAGTGGGATGATATTTCTTCCTCAATTAAGTACCCAGTATTGGTAGAAGAAAGATTTATTGGTCGGGAGTATTCCGTCGAAAGTATTAGTATTGATGGAAAACATCAAAACCTTATGGTTACACAGAAAACTCTCGGCGGTGAGACAGGTCTGGTTGAGGTTGCCCAGCTCCAACCTGCATCCCTTTCTGAGAGTGAACGTCAGGGACTGTTCACGGCAGCTCAGGCTATCCTTGACCTGGTTGGATACCGTTTCGGATTATCGCATATAGAGTTCATTCTTCAACAGGGAAAGCCGAAGCTAGTTGAAGCACATGGTCGAGTTGGGGGTGACAGGATAGCTGATCTGCTGAAGTACAGTACTGGTGCTAGCGCTTTTGAGCGTTTAATGGTTGCGTTGAAAAAAGGTATCCATCTTCCTGTGAAGGAAACGAAAATTCGGGCTTGTATCGAATATATTGATCTAAGAAATTGCTTGCAAAGCGATGAACAATGGCATGAGCGTATGTGGGAATGCGAAGATGTAGTAGAAACTATGATCCTGAAGCCTCAGGAAGAACGCTTAAAAATAGAAAAATCTTCTGACAGACACGCATACGTTATAAAAGTCACTTCCGAAGAATAA